In Trifolium pratense cultivar HEN17-A07 linkage group LG7, ARS_RC_1.1, whole genome shotgun sequence, a genomic segment contains:
- the LOC123894925 gene encoding probable leucine-rich repeat receptor-like serine/threonine-protein kinase At3g14840 isoform X4 produces MTNLLNITLSSNRLTGSIPTEIANISTLIQLDLTANQMSGNIPPELGSLTQIRTLQLSSNNFTRELPATLAKLTALQDFRIADNQLSGKIPGFIQKWTNINTLVIQGSGLSGPIPSEISLLRNLVELRISDLNGSEYAPLPQLQNMTLLNRLILRNCNINGKLPEYIVKMTTLKHIDLSFNKLSGIIPRTYADMSNANYIFLTGNLLTGPVPPVWGKNSDVDLSYNNFSISQESQICQDEKVNLFSTSWARNDIVDSCLSFQCHKHSYSLHINCGGHQATVNRTSYVGDSDSSGPARFDVSPTENWAFSSTGQFVDSDLLGKTFSPQSISKLTMVDSELYMNARVSPISLTYYGFCLANGSYTVNLHFAEIMFTDDQTYSSLGRRVFDIYIQGKQVQKDFNIAEEAGGVGKKVVKLFKDVAVTSNTLEIRLYWAGKGTEYLPNRSVYGPLISAISVESDLAPGSISAGAVVEIVVAATIIIILLFGILWWKGCFEKKNSLARELKNLDLQTGLFTLRQIKAATNNFDISNKIGEGGFGPVYKGCLPNGTLIAVKQLSSKSKQGNREFLTEIGMISALQHPYLVKLYGCCVEGDQLLLIYEYLENNSLARALFGPEEHQIKLDWPTRKKICVGIARGLAFLHEESRLKVVHRDIKATNVLLDMDLDPKISDFGLAKLDEEGNTHISTRIAGTYGYMAPEYAMHGYLTDKADVYSFGIVALEIVSGRSNTMHLAKEEAFYLLDWAHLLKDRGDLMELVDRRLGSDFNKKEIMAMINVALLCTNATSNLRPSMSSVVSMLELRTVVPEFVSDSSEVMDENKMESMRQHYYQTDENKVSKSQTQSESLSNDRPWTATSSSAVDLYPVHLDSSYWEKRY; encoded by the exons ATGACGAatcttcttaacat TACTCTCTCCAGCAATCGATTAACTGGTTCAATACCAACGGAGATTGCAAATATATCTACTCTGATACAGCT AGACTTAACGGCCAATCAAATGTCTGGAAATATTCCACCTGAGCTTGGGAGTCTAACTCAGATTCGAACACT GCAACTTTCCTCTAACAATTTTACTAGAGAACTACCTGCAACGTTGGCCAAGCTCACTGCATTGCAAGATTT CCGAATTGCGGACAACCAATTGTCTGGAAAGATACCTGGTTTTATTCAAAAATGGACAAATATCAATACACT AGTCATCCAAGGGAGTGGATTAAGTGGGCCAATTCCTTCTGAAATTTCACTTTTGAGAAACTTGGTTGAACT GAGAATTAGTGATTTGAATGGATCTGAATATGCACCTTTGCCGCAACTTCAAAATATGACATTGTTAAACAGACT GATTCTGAGGAATTGCAACATCAATGGAAAACTACCTGAATATATTGTGAAAATGACAACATTAAAACACAT AGACCTCAGCTTTAACAAATTAAGTGGAATAATTCCGAGGACCTATGCTGACATGAGCAATGCAAATTACAT ATTTTTGACTGGAAACCTTCTCACTGGACCAGTGCCTCCTGTTTGGGGAAAGAATTCCGACGT AGATCTTTCATACAATAACTTCAGCATTAGCCAAGAGAGTCAGATATGTCAAGATGAAAAAGT GAACTTGTTTTCTACTTCATGGGCACGCAATGACAT AGTAGATTCGTGCTTGAGCTTTCAATGTCACAAAC ACTCATACTCCCTTCATATAAATTGTGGTGGACATCAAGCAACAGTCAACAGAACAAGTTATGTTGGTGATTCAGATTCATCTGGACCAGCTAGATTCGACGTCAGTCCAACAGAAAATTGGGCCTTTAGCAGCACTGGTCAATTCGTTGATAGTGATCTACTTGGAAAAACGTTTTCCCCGCAAAGTATATCGAAACTTACTATGGTGGATTCTGAATTGTACATGAATGCACGGGTTTCTCCTATTTCTTTGACTTATTATGGGTTTTGCCTCGCAAATGGAAGCTACACCGTAAATCTACATTTTGCGGAAATAATGTTCACAGACGATCAAACTTATAGTAGTCTTGGAAGGCGTGTATTTGATATCTATATTCAG GGAAAGCAGGTGCAAAAGGACTTCAATATTGCAGAAGAAGCGGGAGGAGTTGGTAAAAAGGTCGTAAAATTGTTCAAAGATGTTGCTGTTACTAGTAATACCTTGGAGATCCGTTTATATTGGGCTGGAAAAGGGACAGAGTATCTCCCAAATAGATCAGTATATGGTCCTCTTATATCAGCTATATCAGTGGAATCTG ATTTGGCACCTGGAAGCATATCTGCAGGTGCTGTTGTTGAAATTGTCGTAGCAGCAACAATCATTATCATTCTATTATTtggtatactttggtggaaaggatgttttgaaaagaaaaactcaTTGGCAAGAG AGCTGAAGAATTTAGACCTTCAAACGGGTTTATTTACCTTGAGACAAATCAAAGCAGCAACAAACAACTTTGATATTTCAAATAAGATTGGCGAAGGAGGGTTTGGTCCTGTGTACAAG GGATGTTTACCCAATGGGACGTTGATAGCGGTCAAACAACTTTCTTCTAAATCAAAGCAAGGGAATCGTGAGTTTTTAACTGAGATAGGAATGATTTCTGCTTTGCAACACCCATATCTTGTTAAACTATATGGCTGTTGTGTGGAGGGTGATCAGTTGTTGCTGATATATGAATACTTGGAAAACAATAGTCTAGCTCGTGCTTTATTTG GTCCAGAGgaacatcaaataaaattagattGGCCAACAAGGAAGAAGATATGTGTTGGTATTGCTAGAGGTTTGGCATTCCTCCATGAAGAATCAAGACTGAAGGTTGTTCATAGGGACATCAAAGCCACAAATGTTTTACTTGATATGGATCTCGATCCAAAGATATCTGATTTTGGTTTGGCCAAGCTTGATGAGGAGGGCAATACTCACATTAGTACTAGAATTGCTGGGACCTA CGGATATATGGCTCCTGAATATGCAATGCATGGTTATTTGACGGACAAAGCAGATGTTTATAGTTTTGGAATTGTTGCCTTGGAGATCGTTAGTGGAAGGAGCAACACCATGCATCTGGCAAAGGAGGAAGCATTCTATCTTCTTGATTGG GCACATTTATTGAAAGACAGAGGTGACCTAATGGAGCTAGTTGATAGGCGATTAGGTTCAGATTTCAACAAAAAGGAAATTATGGCGATGATCAACGTTGCTCTCCTATGCACCAATGCCACTTCAAACCTTAGGCCGTCTATGTCGTCAGTGGTAAGTATGCTTGAATTAAGGACTGTGGTTCCAGAATTTGTTTCAGATTCAAGTGAAGTAATGGATGAAAACAAGATGGAATCAATGAGGCAGCATTACTATCAGACGGACGAAAATAAGGTAAGTAAGTCACAAACACAAAGTGAGAGTTTATCAAATGATAGACCATGGACAGCTACATCTTCATCAGCTGTAGACCTTTATCCTGTCCACCTTGATTCTTCCTATTGGGAGAAAAGATATTGA